A window from Bacteroidota bacterium encodes these proteins:
- a CDS encoding response regulator transcription factor — protein sequence MIKAVIIDDEKDSIVTLKWKLENYCPDVTVLASFDSPAEGVSYLKQNPPNLLFLDIEMPMLTGFDVLEELGHDISFDVIFTTAYDNFGIQAVKFSALDYLLKPVQNKELKEAIDKHLKKANQRIPPIQIEALLNNVQAERKGKRGKIALASKESIEFVDPQEIIVCEANSNYTNVYLSEGRKRVISKTLKEFEDMLIPFNFFRPHNSHLINLNFVKEFIRGDGGYLVMENKMRIPVSKNRKEELMNMLA from the coding sequence ATGATAAAAGCAGTAATTATAGATGACGAAAAAGACAGCATCGTCACACTGAAGTGGAAGCTTGAAAATTATTGTCCCGATGTAACAGTATTGGCTTCTTTCGATAGCCCGGCCGAAGGGGTAAGTTATTTAAAGCAAAACCCGCCCAATCTTTTATTTCTTGATATTGAAATGCCGATGTTAACGGGTTTTGATGTGCTGGAGGAATTGGGTCATGATATTTCTTTCGATGTAATTTTTACAACAGCCTATGACAATTTTGGAATACAGGCCGTAAAGTTTAGTGCACTCGATTATCTATTGAAACCTGTTCAGAACAAAGAATTAAAAGAGGCGATTGATAAACATTTAAAAAAAGCAAATCAAAGGATCCCGCCAATACAAATTGAAGCGTTACTGAATAATGTACAGGCAGAAAGAAAAGGTAAGCGGGGAAAAATTGCATTGGCTTCAAAAGAAAGTATTGAGTTTGTTGACCCGCAGGAGATCATTGTTTGTGAAGCCAACAGTAATTACACCAATGTATATCTTTCTGAAGGGAGAAAAAGAGTAATATCAAAAACACTGAAAGAGTTTGAAGATATGCTTATACCTTTTAATTTTTTCCGCCCACACAACTCGCATCTTATCAATCTTAATTTTGTAAAAGAATTTATTCGCGGCGATGGCGGTTATCTAGTTATGGAAAATAAAATGCGGATACCAGTTTCAAAAAACCGGAAAGAAGAGCTGATGAATATGCTAGCATAA
- a CDS encoding alpha/beta fold hydrolase, protein MPSNITIRTNDGTRIWISSYTPEKSNSKVLVIGSGVGLTHEYYHLFACFFRQHGYTVISFDYRGVGKSAPQKLNGYVASMHQWAVQDINAVLLHVKQQYPNCEIIYAGHCMGGEIIGLAPASQYVNRIVLVSSALSCEKLWPWHHRVLLKFSKIKNRTLSWLLGYVPRDRSRKRERLPRGVYSEMANWCDNPNGLFDAFPDNNYRKLNVPILVYTFTDDWHCPPRAVKELLNHFANAFITWRHMNPKDIGVKKVGHIDFFYVTMKSTLWVTLLKWLNKEDDEKIQNNFLTANSN, encoded by the coding sequence ATGCCCTCAAATATTACGATACGTACCAATGATGGAACAAGGATCTGGATCAGTTCTTATACACCTGAAAAAAGCAATTCAAAAGTTCTTGTTATTGGATCGGGAGTAGGATTAACACACGAATACTATCATTTATTTGCTTGCTTTTTCCGGCAACATGGCTACACCGTTATTTCATTTGATTATCGAGGCGTTGGAAAATCTGCGCCACAAAAATTGAATGGGTATGTAGCGAGTATGCATCAATGGGCAGTACAGGATATCAATGCTGTGTTACTGCATGTAAAACAACAGTATCCGAACTGCGAGATTATTTATGCAGGACATTGTATGGGTGGAGAGATTATTGGGTTGGCTCCCGCGAGTCAATATGTAAACCGAATAGTTCTGGTAAGCAGTGCACTCTCATGTGAGAAGTTGTGGCCCTGGCACCACCGGGTCTTGCTTAAGTTCTCTAAAATAAAAAACAGGACATTAAGCTGGCTGTTGGGATATGTACCACGAGACCGTTCAAGAAAGCGGGAAAGGTTACCGAGAGGAGTATACAGTGAGATGGCTAACTGGTGTGATAATCCGAACGGACTATTTGATGCATTCCCTGATAATAATTACAGGAAGCTTAATGTGCCAATACTTGTTTACACATTTACGGATGACTGGCATTGCCCGCCGAGAGCTGTAAAAGAGTTATTGAACCATTTTGCAAACGCATTCATTACCTGGCGACATATGAATCCAAAAGACATAGGTGTAAAAAAAGTCGGGCATATTGATTTTTTTTATGTTACAATGAAATCAACTTTGTGGGTAACGCTATTAAAATGGCTGAATAAGGAAGATGATGAGAAAATCCAAAATAATTTCTTAACTGCAAATTCAAATTGA
- a CDS encoding aminotransferase class V-fold PLP-dependent enzyme yields the protein MQTQKHEILPQPEETLDPVNWDELKLLGVQMVNDMIGFLQTIREKPVWTQPTETVKNNFKKEIPQSPMRLNKVYDDFKQNILPHYLGNIHPRYWSWVMGTGSAQAMLAEMLAAGMNCNVGIGDQAPMYVDQQVIDWCKQMMNFPADSSGMLVSGASVANLTALIVARNAVNDKIRKRGITGQKKMVIYASTETHSCIQKAAEVIGIGADGVRKVNVNEKFEMDVVHLEKLIKKDKEEGIIPFCVVANVGTVNTGAIDPLDKIFWVCCKQNLWMHVDGAFGALLKLLPEYKDRLDCLEFADSIAFDLHKWMSVPYEAGVVLVKDAKAHRSAFALQPDYIHNYERGIAAGPELTSNFGIDLSRGFKALKIWMSLKEHGIEKFERLIRQNIQQAQYLKDLVSNDLLLQLMAPANMNIVCFRFNPGLYDAEQLNDINKEILIQLQEQGIAAPSYTKINGAFCLRVANVNHRSVKSDFDVLVKETLRLGNEILGNRKKYLKQMDGKAA from the coding sequence ATGCAAACTCAAAAGCATGAAATTTTGCCCCAACCCGAAGAGACACTTGATCCTGTTAATTGGGATGAACTAAAATTGTTGGGTGTACAAATGGTAAATGATATGATCGGCTTTTTACAAACGATCAGGGAAAAACCGGTATGGACACAACCAACAGAAACTGTAAAAAACAATTTTAAAAAGGAAATACCTCAATCACCAATGAGGCTGAATAAAGTATATGATGACTTCAAGCAGAACATACTTCCTCATTACCTCGGAAATATTCATCCGCGGTACTGGAGTTGGGTGATGGGTACCGGCAGTGCACAAGCTATGCTTGCTGAAATGCTGGCGGCAGGAATGAATTGCAATGTTGGTATCGGTGATCAGGCGCCTATGTATGTTGATCAGCAGGTAATAGATTGGTGTAAACAAATGATGAATTTTCCAGCAGATAGCAGCGGCATGCTCGTAAGCGGTGCATCAGTTGCAAATCTTACAGCTCTCATTGTTGCAAGAAATGCGGTAAATGATAAAATAAGAAAACGAGGTATTACGGGGCAAAAAAAGATGGTTATTTATGCATCAACTGAAACACATAGTTGTATTCAGAAAGCAGCGGAAGTAATCGGTATAGGAGCTGATGGTGTAAGAAAAGTAAACGTGAATGAAAAATTTGAGATGGATGTTGTTCATCTTGAAAAACTGATCAAAAAAGATAAAGAAGAAGGAATCATTCCTTTTTGTGTAGTGGCTAATGTCGGTACCGTTAATACAGGCGCAATTGATCCGTTGGATAAAATTTTCTGGGTATGCTGTAAACAAAATTTATGGATGCATGTTGATGGGGCATTTGGTGCATTATTAAAGTTATTACCTGAGTATAAAGATCGGCTGGATTGTCTTGAGTTTGCTGACAGTATTGCTTTTGATTTACATAAATGGATGTCGGTTCCTTATGAAGCAGGAGTTGTACTGGTAAAGGATGCTAAAGCTCACCGAAGTGCTTTTGCTTTACAACCCGATTATATACATAACTATGAACGAGGCATCGCAGCAGGACCTGAATTGACATCTAATTTTGGAATTGATTTATCAAGAGGATTTAAAGCATTAAAAATATGGATGAGCCTGAAAGAACACGGAATTGAAAAATTTGAAAGACTGATCAGGCAAAATATACAGCAAGCACAATATTTAAAAGACCTGGTTTCAAATGATCTACTACTTCAATTAATGGCGCCGGCAAATATGAATATTGTTTGTTTTCGTTTTAATCCCGGATTGTATGATGCAGAACAACTGAATGATATCAATAAAGAAATATTGATTCAATTACAGGAACAGGGTATTGCTGCGCCATCTTATACAAAGATCAATGGAGCTTTTTGTCTACGAGTAGCCAATGTTAATCATCGCTCAGTAAAAAGCGATTTTGATGTTTTGGTAAAAGAGACACTGAGATTAGGGAATGAAATTTTAGGCAACAGGAAGAAATATTTGAAACAAATGGATGGGAAGGCAGCATAG
- a CDS encoding M23 family metallopeptidase, which translates to MRSLVLFFCCWLAGCAVSKNPLRKEIKQLQKGIIKDDTSYVYALPFEKNKAKFLVQGYFGKYTHKERAALDFKMKKGTKILAARDGIVTRVKEDGDKGGWNSKYRQYGNNIIIQHADNSRSGYWHIQKDGAFVNVGDTVKKGQLIALSGNTGYTAFPHLHFIVWRSDSRGQWQMIPTRFETSKGIKYLRAWKWYRNKK; encoded by the coding sequence TTGAGATCCCTTGTACTCTTTTTTTGTTGCTGGCTTGCCGGATGTGCGGTGAGTAAAAATCCACTGCGTAAAGAAATAAAGCAATTACAAAAAGGTATTATTAAAGATGATACCAGTTATGTATATGCCTTGCCGTTTGAAAAAAATAAAGCTAAATTTCTTGTACAAGGTTATTTCGGTAAATACACACATAAAGAAAGAGCGGCGCTGGATTTTAAAATGAAAAAAGGAACAAAGATCCTCGCAGCAAGAGATGGTATTGTTACAAGGGTAAAAGAAGATGGTGATAAAGGCGGATGGAACAGTAAATACCGGCAGTATGGGAATAATATTATCATTCAACATGCCGATAATTCAAGAAGTGGTTATTGGCATATACAAAAAGATGGTGCATTCGTAAATGTAGGGGATACCGTAAAAAAAGGACAGCTCATCGCATTAAGCGGAAATACCGGCTATACGGCATTTCCTCATTTGCACTTTATCGTATGGCGATCAGATAGCAGAGGTCAATGGCAAATGATACCAACAAGATTTGAAACTTCAAAAGGAATAAAATACCTGCGTGCCTGGAAATGGTACCGGAATAAAAAATGA
- a CDS encoding nuclear transport factor 2 family protein, with the protein MTTQEVANRFNELAQSGQWAEIQAELFSDDSVSIEPPHGVAMGMSNAAGLTAVKAKGEAFNKMVEEMHGGYSTPPVVGGNFFSVGMGMDVTMKGAGRVKMDEIAVYGVKDGKIVSEQFFY; encoded by the coding sequence ATGACAACCCAGGAAGTAGCCAACCGTTTTAACGAACTGGCGCAATCAGGCCAGTGGGCCGAAATTCAGGCGGAATTGTTCAGTGATGATTCGGTTAGCATTGAACCCCCACACGGTGTTGCAATGGGAATGAGTAATGCAGCAGGGTTAACTGCTGTTAAAGCTAAAGGCGAAGCTTTTAACAAGATGGTGGAAGAAATGCATGGTGGTTATTCTACCCCTCCGGTAGTGGGCGGAAATTTCTTCAGTGTAGGAATGGGAATGGATGTGACTATGAAGGGTGCCGGTAGAGTAAAAATGGATGAGATTGCAGTGTATGGAGTAAAGGATGGAAAAATTGTAAGTGAACAATTCTTTTACTAA
- a CDS encoding HAMP domain-containing histidine kinase, with protein sequence MTYKKYEIRLLIKVILLFAVLTGAAWLMVSNYYLYMGLLAPVIIIQMYDIYRMLKKAQDEVREFVESVHYRDFSRYFNVKQAPSELQPLRAGFNEINSTFKVISREKEMQYVYLQKILELVDTGIISYETESGELNWMNDTFKRMMDIPYLKTIHSLEKRDASLYESIIAIRPGETRVVTISKENRQVKILLAATMFQTEGKINKVIACQNINEALDETEAKAWQKLLSVMTHEIMNSVAPISSLAGTLKNRLLQTAVVESGTERDDLELGLETIKRRSEGLLKFAETYRNLNKITTPNLKKVLVRDLFENLHTLMQPTLTQKNIELEVILKDPGLMIEVDINLIEQVLINLLINALEAVKEKTNPRIVLSAVQENTKVLIKVADNGVGIPDELLDRIFIPFFSTKKSGSGIGLSLCKQIMLLHKGNIQVHSKENEGSAFVLKF encoded by the coding sequence ATGACATATAAAAAGTATGAAATACGATTATTGATAAAAGTGATATTGCTTTTTGCAGTGTTAACGGGTGCCGCATGGCTGATGGTAAGTAATTATTACCTGTACATGGGTTTGCTGGCCCCGGTAATTATTATACAGATGTACGATATCTACCGCATGCTGAAAAAAGCACAGGATGAAGTAAGAGAATTTGTGGAGTCTGTTCATTACCGTGATTTTTCCAGGTATTTTAATGTAAAACAGGCGCCATCGGAACTACAACCACTACGAGCTGGGTTTAATGAGATCAATAGTACTTTCAAAGTGATCAGCCGGGAAAAGGAAATGCAATATGTATACCTGCAAAAAATTCTTGAACTGGTAGATACTGGAATTATCTCTTACGAAACAGAAAGCGGTGAATTGAACTGGATGAATGATACATTCAAAAGAATGATGGATATCCCTTACCTGAAAACAATTCATTCGCTGGAAAAAAGAGATGCATCTCTTTACGAATCTATAATTGCAATTCGTCCTGGTGAAACTAGAGTGGTTACTATTTCAAAAGAAAACAGGCAGGTAAAAATATTGCTGGCGGCTACCATGTTTCAAACAGAAGGGAAAATAAATAAAGTAATTGCTTGCCAGAATATTAATGAAGCCCTTGACGAAACAGAAGCAAAGGCCTGGCAAAAACTGCTGAGTGTAATGACACATGAGATCATGAATTCAGTCGCCCCCATTTCATCATTGGCCGGTACTTTAAAAAACAGGTTACTCCAAACAGCAGTAGTTGAAAGTGGCACTGAACGGGATGATCTTGAACTCGGTCTGGAAACCATTAAGCGGCGTAGTGAAGGTCTTTTAAAATTTGCAGAGACTTATCGCAACCTGAATAAGATCACAACACCCAATCTAAAGAAAGTACTTGTTCGGGATCTATTTGAAAATCTGCATACACTGATGCAGCCAACACTGACTCAAAAAAATATTGAACTTGAAGTAATACTTAAAGATCCGGGGCTAATGATCGAGGTTGATATAAATTTGATCGAACAGGTGCTGATAAATTTATTGATCAATGCGCTGGAGGCTGTCAAAGAAAAAACTAATCCGCGGATTGTGTTATCAGCTGTGCAGGAAAATACCAAAGTATTAATTAAGGTGGCTGATAATGGCGTTGGAATACCCGATGAATTACTGGATAGGATTTTTATCCCTTTCTTCAGTACTAAAAAAAGCGGCAGCGGGATCGGCCTTAGCCTTTGCAAACAAATAATGCTGCTACATAAAGGAAATATTCAGGTACACAGTAAGGAAAATGAAGGCAGCGCTTTTGTACTGAAATTTTAA
- a CDS encoding sigma-54-dependent Fis family transcriptional regulator: MILKNASILVIDDDTDVLTAVRLLLKTEVREVLIEKNPETIRSTLPKKEFDLVLLDMNFNSTINTGNEGIFWLKKIKELAPQTAVIMITAYGDIDLAVRSLKEGASDFVIKPWHNERLLETIREALKRKSGTSQTNISSSDSIIGTELLGESEPMQDIFKKIEKVAPTDANILILGENGTGKDLVAQAIHQRSLRAKGPFVKTDVGSLTETLFESELFGYRKGAFTDAKEDRTGRIESANGGTLFLDEIGNISLHQQAKLLTVLQNRQVTRLGTNQPVPVDIRLVCATNVPFAELANENRFRKDLIYRINTVEITIPPLRKRTSDIPLLAKYFMKQYAAKYFKPELQLDSSALNKLSQYHFPGNVRELQYTIERAVIMCEDEVISDVDLIFSPLETLPDTRNENADMRLSTVERNAIMRVIEKHNGNITRAAKELGLTRTALYRRLSKYDI; this comes from the coding sequence ATGATTCTTAAAAACGCTTCCATATTAGTAATAGATGATGACACGGATGTGCTTACTGCCGTGCGACTTTTATTAAAAACAGAAGTAAGGGAAGTGCTGATTGAAAAAAACCCCGAAACTATCCGTTCAACCCTGCCCAAAAAAGAATTTGATCTCGTATTGCTGGACATGAACTTCAACAGCACCATCAACACAGGTAATGAAGGTATTTTTTGGCTGAAAAAAATAAAAGAGCTAGCCCCGCAAACGGCAGTGATCATGATCACTGCATATGGAGATATTGATCTGGCCGTTCGTTCATTGAAAGAAGGTGCATCCGATTTTGTAATTAAACCCTGGCATAATGAACGATTGCTGGAAACAATACGTGAAGCCTTGAAACGAAAATCAGGAACTTCACAAACCAATATTTCATCTTCTGATTCTATTATCGGTACTGAACTGCTTGGTGAATCGGAGCCTATGCAGGATATTTTTAAGAAAATAGAAAAGGTAGCGCCTACAGATGCAAATATTTTAATACTCGGTGAAAACGGAACAGGTAAAGACCTTGTAGCACAGGCTATTCATCAAAGGTCATTGCGGGCAAAAGGCCCGTTTGTAAAAACAGATGTAGGTTCATTGACAGAAACATTGTTTGAGAGTGAACTCTTCGGTTACCGCAAAGGAGCTTTCACCGATGCAAAAGAAGACAGAACAGGAAGAATTGAATCAGCAAACGGCGGCACTTTGTTTTTAGATGAAATCGGAAATATCTCCCTGCACCAGCAGGCAAAGTTGCTGACTGTTTTACAAAACAGGCAGGTCACAAGACTAGGAACAAATCAGCCTGTTCCAGTTGATATCCGTTTGGTTTGTGCCACCAATGTTCCGTTTGCAGAACTGGCAAATGAAAACCGTTTCCGGAAAGATCTGATCTATCGCATCAACACGGTTGAAATAACAATTCCACCATTAAGAAAAAGGACCTCAGACATTCCGCTGCTGGCAAAATATTTCATGAAACAATATGCAGCCAAGTATTTTAAGCCTGAACTCCAGTTGGATAGTAGCGCATTAAATAAACTCAGTCAATACCATTTTCCTGGTAATGTAAGGGAGCTGCAGTATACGATTGAACGAGCTGTTATCATGTGTGAAGACGAAGTTATTAGCGATGTAGACCTGATCTTTTCACCACTGGAAACTTTGCCGGATACCAGAAATGAAAATGCTGATATGCGATTGAGTACGGTTGAAAGAAATGCAATCATGAGAGTAATAGAAAAACATAATGGTAATATAACAAGGGCAGCTAAAGAATTGGGATTAACAAGAACTGCTTTATACAGAAGACTAAGTAAGTATGACATATAA
- a CDS encoding HlyD family efflux transporter periplasmic adaptor subunit has product MDRVIEKKTWSTKRLLTIGGITALVLLIAAAIYFTSGKSRLNVDTERITINEIKKGPFQEFIPVNGTVLPLTTIYLDALEGGRVEEKFVEDGAIMKKDQPILRLSNTDLELSLVNQQTAVYNLLTQMQISQNAAQQNTVNRLNSLTDANSQLKEAERIYILNKKLYEQKVIGGQEFKQSENNYYYLLEKKKLSEQLLHQDSTSNVQQLNQAKQSYLGSQNALEVMRKKVGDLIVRAPVDGQLTSLDAERGQSKSKGERLGQLDVIGGFKVRADIDEHYISRIFIGLMGQVTIAGKDYKLKIKKVYTQVISGRFQVDMEFEGIVPDGMRRGQTLQIRLALSDEVEAILLPKGGFFQQTGGNWIFKVNENGKGAYKVDIQLGMQSPDYYQVLNGLQVGDKVITSSYENYGAIQELILKK; this is encoded by the coding sequence ATGGATAGAGTAATTGAAAAAAAGACCTGGAGTACCAAACGCCTTCTAACTATCGGCGGTATTACTGCACTTGTGTTATTGATAGCGGCGGCTATTTACTTTACGTCAGGCAAGAGCCGGTTGAATGTGGACACCGAGCGGATCACCATCAATGAGATTAAAAAAGGTCCATTCCAGGAGTTTATACCCGTAAACGGAACGGTTCTGCCGCTTACAACAATTTATCTTGATGCGTTGGAAGGAGGAAGAGTAGAAGAAAAATTTGTAGAAGATGGCGCAATAATGAAAAAGGATCAACCAATTCTTCGGTTATCAAATACTGACCTGGAGTTGAGTCTTGTGAACCAGCAAACTGCTGTTTATAATCTTTTAACTCAAATGCAGATATCACAAAATGCAGCACAGCAAAATACAGTGAACCGCTTGAATAGTTTAACTGATGCCAATAGCCAGCTGAAAGAGGCGGAAAGAATTTATATCCTCAACAAAAAATTATATGAGCAAAAAGTGATTGGTGGGCAGGAATTCAAACAATCAGAAAACAATTATTACTACCTGCTTGAAAAGAAAAAATTGTCTGAGCAATTACTTCACCAGGATTCAACATCAAATGTGCAGCAGCTTAACCAGGCGAAACAATCTTATTTAGGTTCACAAAACGCATTGGAGGTAATGCGTAAAAAAGTAGGTGACTTGATTGTAAGAGCACCTGTTGATGGGCAGCTGACCTCATTGGATGCGGAAAGAGGCCAATCAAAAAGTAAAGGAGAAAGACTGGGACAATTGGATGTTATCGGCGGCTTTAAAGTACGGGCCGATATAGATGAACATTATATCAGCCGCATTTTTATCGGGTTGATGGGACAAGTAACAATAGCGGGTAAAGATTATAAACTGAAAATTAAAAAAGTTTATACACAAGTAATCAGTGGTCGTTTCCAGGTGGATATGGAATTTGAAGGCATTGTTCCGGATGGAATGCGTCGTGGTCAAACCTTGCAGATACGTCTTGCGTTGAGTGATGAAGTAGAAGCAATACTATTACCCAAAGGTGGTTTTTTCCAACAGACAGGCGGCAACTGGATTTTTAAAGTAAATGAAAATGGGAAAGGGGCTTATAAAGTAGATATACAATTAGGAATGCAAAGCCCCGACTATTACCAGGTATTGAATGGCTTGCAGGTGGGGGATAAAGTAATAACAAGCAGCTATGAAAACTATGGCGCAATACAGGAACTCATTTTAAAAAAATAA
- a CDS encoding ABC transporter ATP-binding protein: MINITSLEKYYRTEEVETVALNKLSLNVKEGEFLAIMGPSGCGKSTLLNILGLLDDPDGGSYVFNGTEVAKYNERKRADLRKRNIGFVFQSFNLIDELTVFENVELPLIYTGIKAPERKKRVEEVLDKMQIMHRRNHYPQQLSGGQQQRVAVARAVVNNPKLILADEPTGNLDSSNGNDVMQLLTDLNEQGTTIIMVTHSEHDAKYSHRIVRMLDGQTVTENILV, encoded by the coding sequence ATGATTAATATCACCAGCCTCGAAAAGTATTACAGAACAGAAGAAGTTGAAACCGTTGCACTGAATAAACTTTCATTGAATGTTAAAGAAGGAGAGTTTCTAGCCATCATGGGTCCTTCGGGTTGTGGCAAATCCACCTTGCTGAACATATTGGGCCTGTTAGATGATCCCGATGGCGGAAGTTATGTTTTCAACGGCACTGAAGTGGCAAAGTATAATGAAAGAAAAAGGGCCGACCTGCGTAAAAGAAATATCGGTTTTGTCTTCCAAAGCTTCAACCTGATTGATGAGTTGACTGTATTTGAAAATGTAGAGCTGCCTTTAATTTATACGGGCATCAAAGCACCTGAACGTAAAAAAAGAGTTGAAGAAGTATTGGATAAGATGCAGATCATGCATCGTCGTAATCACTATCCTCAGCAGCTAAGTGGTGGTCAGCAACAGCGTGTAGCTGTAGCAAGAGCTGTGGTAAATAATCCCAAACTCATTTTGGCAGATGAACCTACAGGAAATCTTGATTCATCAAATGGTAATGATGTGATGCAATTACTTACTGATCTGAATGAACAAGGAACAACGATCATCATGGTTACACACAGTGAACATGATGCAAAATACAGTCACCGTATAGTTCGGATGCTGGACGGTCAGACTGTGACCGAGAATATATTAGTATAG